Proteins encoded together in one Salvelinus fontinalis isolate EN_2023a chromosome 6, ASM2944872v1, whole genome shotgun sequence window:
- the LOC129858666 gene encoding cornifin-B-like translates to MPPGHPATMPTCHPATLRPCHPATVPPCHLTTMAPRHPATLPSCHHATMPPCHHATLPSCHHATCHLATMPPCHRVTLPPCHHATAPPCHPAIVPPCHPATVPPCHRATVPPCHPATMPPCHHATLPLCNPAIMPSCHRATLPPCHPAIMPPCLVLHHTSPLS, encoded by the coding sequence ATGCCACCCGGCCACCCTGCCACCATGCCAACCTGCCACCCTGCCACCCTGCGACCGTGCCACCCTGCCACCGTGCCACCGTGTCACCTTACCACCATGGCACCGCGCCACCCTGCCACCCTGCCATCGTGCCACCATGCCACCATGCCACCATGCCACCATGCCACCCTGCCATCGTGCCACCATGCCACATGTCACCTTGCCACCATGCCACCCTGCCACCGTGTCACCTTGCCACCATGCCACCATGCCACCGCGCCACCCTGCCACCCTGCCATCGTGCCACCATGCCACCCTGCCACCGTACCACCGTGCCACCGTGCCACCGTGCCACCGTGCCACCCTGCCACCATGCCACCCTGCCATCATGCCACCCTGCCACTGTGCAACCCTGCCATCATGCCATCGTGCCACCGTGCCACCCTGCCACCATGCCACCCTGCCATCATGCCACCCTGCCTAGTACTTCACCACACTTCCCCCCTGAGTTGA